The Verrucomicrobiia bacterium genome contains the following window.
TGACCCCTTCATGAGCATCAAAGAGGCAGCACGCCGCAGGGATTTCACCATCAACACCCTTTGCGCCAACCCGCTGACCGGCGACATTTATGACCCGCATGGTGGGGTGAAGGACCTGGAAGAGAAAATACTGCGCGTTACCGATGCGGAACTTTTTGCTGATGATCCCTTGCGTGTCATGCGTGGCATTCAGTTTGTAGGGCGCTTTGACCTGGCCATAGACCCTGAGAGCTATGAAGTGATGCGTGACATGGTCCCTCATCTCAAGCACCTGTCCCGTGAACGGTTTGTGGCGGAGTGGCAAAAGCTGCTCTTAAAGTCCGAAGTGCCTTCCAAAGGATTAAAGATGGCCATGGAAATGGGTATCTTCCATGAGACGTACCCAGATTTCCCCCCACTTGCGGAGACTGAGCAAGACCCAGAGTTTCACCCTGAAGGGGATGTGTGGACCCACACCTTGATGGTGGTCGACAAGGGCGCGGAAGGCATTAAGAAAAGGGATACTGATCCGGAGAAGGCGTTTACCGTAATTTTGGCAGACCTTTGTCACGACCTTGGGAAACCTGCCACTACGGAGCATATTGATGGCCACATCAGGGCGTTGGGGCATGAGGCGGCGGGCGTGGAGCCTACCGAGCGGTTCCTGGATTCCATTGGGATAGTTGGCAAAGGCAATATTCAGCGCCAAAAGGTACTCAATTTGGTGCGCGACCA
Protein-coding sequences here:
- a CDS encoding HD domain-containing protein, with amino-acid sequence DPFMSIKEAARRRDFTINTLCANPLTGDIYDPHGGVKDLEEKILRVTDAELFADDPLRVMRGIQFVGRFDLAIDPESYEVMRDMVPHLKHLSRERFVAEWQKLLLKSEVPSKGLKMAMEMGIFHETYPDFPPLAETEQDPEFHPEGDVWTHTLMVVDKGAEGIKKRDTDPEKAFTVILADLCHDLGKPATTEHIDGHIRALGHEAAGVEPTERFLDSIGIVGKGNIQRQKVLNLVRDHMMPHQLYKTEVEHGNAIGKGAIRRLAARIYPATMEELVMVAEADYLGRGPFPDGEGNLKMPDDFPAAPWLMERAREVDVEQGKPADLLMGRELVEIGYQPGKSFKDILRLANELRDTLDYDHDDVMGILRESPQKDAIETLELALERGWRPTK